The window CCAACTGCACGACCACACCGCTGGTCATGGCACTCAAACCGCTGCACGATGCGGTGGGCGTGAAGCGTGTGGTGGTGACGACGTTCCAATCCGTATCGGGAACCGGATCGGCGGCCATGGATGAGTTGATGGATCAGACGAAGGACTTATTGGCGTTTCGTGACGTCACGACCAAGGTCTATCCCTACCAAATTGCCTTCAATCTTTTGCCGCACATCGGCTCATTCAATGAGGGAGGCGATTGCTCAGAGGAGGTCAAGATTGCGAAAGAGACTCGGAAGATCCTTGGTGCCCCGAACCTGAGGGTGACTGCCACGACGGTACGCGTGCCGGTGCTGCGGTGCCATTCCGAAGCGATCAATGTCGAATTGGAACGCCCCTTAAGCGTAAATGAGGCGCGTGCGGCCCTCGCAGCCATGCCCGGTGTGTTGGTCTATGATGATCCAACGAAGAAACTCTATCCTATGCCGCTTGATGCAACGGGAAAGGACGAAGTCTACATCGGTCGGGTGCGCGAGGATGAATCGATCGCCAACGGCCTTAATCTCTGGGTGGTATCCGATAATCTGCGCAAGGGAGCGGCTCTCAATGCGATTCAGATTGCAGAGTGTCTCGTGAATGGCTGAGAGGCTATCCTAGGCTGCGGCATGGGAAAAACCAACTGTTCATACAGAGATTGCGAGTGATGCCGGAATGGACCACCATTGGAAAGATTTTCATTGGAGTAGGGCTTGGCATTGTCGCACTGGGAGTGCTGCTGATTGCCCTTGACCGGATTCCCGGTCTTGGGAGTAGCCTCAGTTGGCTCGGCAAGTTGCCTGGTGACATTTCCATCAAACGTGAGAACGTCAGCTTCTATTTTCCTGTCGCCACCAGTATTCTCCTCAGTGTGCTGCTAAGTCTGATATTCTATATCGTGGGATGGCTCTTCCGTCGTTGACACGGGTACGGCTTTGGGTCGGCGCAGCGGGATTGGGAGTCTGCCTGGGGGCAGGCACGGTACCCGAGGCCCAGGCGGCACAATCGATCCGCGTCCTGCTGGCGTCCGATGTTCAGCAGCTTGAAGTCTCGAGTGAGCAAGCGCTGTGGGTGACCGATGAACAGCATCAGGCCTGGTCTTACGACTCCGTTCTGAAGATCAAGGTGCGAGGCCATGCCCTGATCCTCAACGGCAAACCGGTGGTGACGGATCAATTAACACTACGGGCAGGTACTCGTGATCTTACCATTTGGTTGAGTGGGAACGGCAAGCGATCTACGGTGCATACCGGCGATGAAAACGGGGCGCTCCATGTCAGTGGCGTCGTCCAGCTCGTCCGACGAGGGAAAAGCCGCCTCCTCGTCAATCATGTTGATTTAGAGGAATATGTCAAAGGTGTCGTGCCGGCAGAAGTGAATTCAACGTGGCATCAGGAGATGCTGAAGGTGCAGGCCGTCGCCACTCGGACGTACGCACTGTACCAACGTATGTTGAATTCCACTCGAGACTATGATGTGGTGGCCGGAATTCAGGATCAGGTGTATCGTGGCCGCCAAGGCATTGATGCCCGAGTGATCGCGGCGGTGGAATCCACAAGGGGGCTCGTGGTGACTTACCAAGGCGCTCCAATCTACGCCGCGTTTTCATCCACGGCGGCAGGAGTGACGGAAGATGCGATGACGGTGTGGTCAAAGGATCTTCCCTATTTGAAGGGAGTGGAGTGTCCGTTCGACATTGAGTCTCCCTATTATCAGTGGAAAGCATCCGTGAAGATCGGGACGCTGGAGAAGAATCTCCGGCAACAGGGATTTTCGGTGGGAACGATTTCACAGGTTGCTCCGGAGTCGTACAGCCGTGCCGGGCGAGTCGCCACCCTGCGAGTTGTGCATTCGAACGGGGAGTTGGTGATACGGGGGGAGGATCTCCGTAAAGCGGTAGGCTATACGATTGTGCCCAGCACTCAATTTACCGTTCAAGCGATCGGACAGGATCTCGTCCTCTCCGGTTATGGAGCCGGCCATGCGGTAGGTCTCTGCCAGTGGGGCGCAAAAGAGTTGGCAGAGTTAGGCTATTCGTTTTCGAGCATCTTGAGCTATTACTATCCGGGGACGGAATTGCGTGATGTCGCGTTGACGAAAATACCTCCTGTCCCATCGATGCCTCCTTCCTAATGCACCTTTCTGAATTCGATTTTCCCTTCGATCCTGCTCTGGTTGCGTTGCAGCCTGCGAGCCCTCGCGATCGCGCGCAGTTGCTGCTCCTCAACAGAGCTACTCAACAGCGCCAGCATCATCATGTCGCGGATCTTCCTGTATTGCTGAAGCCAGGCGATCTTCTTGTGGTGAACGATACCAAGGTTATGGCCGCACGGGTTCCGGGAATCAAGAAGTCGACGGGAACGCCGGTTGAGGTGTTGTTTGTGAAGAATCTGGTGGGCCAGCGATGGGAAATCATGGTGAAGGGGTCGTTTCGAGTCGGGCAGATCATTGAATTTGATCAACAGTCCTACGCGACAATCGTCAAGCGCGATGCGACGGGAACGGAGGTAGTTATGGAGAGCCCGATGCCCGTCACGCAGTTTTTTGACGCACGCGGGGTGATGCCGCTTCCCCCATACATTAAGCGTGTACCGACTCGAGAGGATCACCAGTGGTATCAGACGATGTTTGCAAAACATGAGGGTGCGATTGCCGCACCGACAGCGGGACTCCACTTTACGGAAGCACTGTTTCGACGCCTACGCAATGTTGCCATCAACGTTGCGACCGTGACCCTGCATGTTGGGCCTGGCACGTTCAAGCCGGTGACGACAGAGCGGATCGAGGACCATCAGATGGGGGGAGAAGTCTTTCACGTGAGCCCAGAGACAGCCGATATGATCAATCAAACGAAGCGAGCCGGCGGACGGGTGGTTGCGGTGGGGACGACGGTCGTCCGAACGCTTGAAACCGTCATGAAGGAAAAGGGCGAGATGGTGCCGCTGTCCGGCGAAAGCCGCCTCTTCATCACGCCGGGATTTGAATTTAGGATAGTCGATGGGATGATGACGAATTTTCACCTACCCAAGACGACCTTGCTGATGTTGGTCTCAGCCTTCGCCGGCATCGAGCCCATTCGCGGGGCCTATGAAGAAGCCGTCAAAGAACGCTATCGCTTCTACAGCTACGGCGATGCGATGCTGATCCTCTAGCACACCGCAGGACACCCACTTCGTTCATCCTTGGCTGATCTATTCACGGATAGGTCGGGTGAAGTAGCGAGAGCCTCTTTCCTGGTTTCTTGCGTGAGTAGGAGCACCAATATAGAGGGTCTGGAGTGAGGCGGATCGGGGCTCGTCGGCAACGTTGACGGCCCCGAGTGCTGCACAGATTGGTTTAAAGCAATTCGCGGCGGATGGTGACCGGGATCTTCGCTTTCATCGACTGCTGGAATGAGACCAATGCGCGTTGTTGCTTCTGCAACAGCATGTCATCCAGTACCCGTTGCTTGGCCTCAGCCATCTTTGCAGGGTCGTTACCATCAGCGGGCCTGGTCATGAGGGACTGCCCTTCGGCGATTTCCTCAGGCGTCAGTGCCACGGAGTCTCGGACGATCATGCGGGCCTTGTTGGCCAAGACTTCCTGGTGCTGGATCGATTCAAACGCGGCCGGGGTCAGGTGATTAGCGGCGAGGATACGTTTATAGTGTTCCGGATCGAACGCGCCGTTTTTCTGAAAGACCGGTGTTTGCATGATCAACTCACGTAAATCGGCATCAGACACCCGCACACCCATCTCTTGGGCGGCGATGATCCAGACGCGGCTGTCGACCAGCTGGCCCATGACGAAGTCCTTGAACTCCTCCTCTTTGAAGTCGGTCTTGACGTTGTCCTTATAGATGCGGTGCATGTTTTCGTAGGTGCGCTTAAACTCATCGAGCGTAACGGATTGTTCGCCGATCTTCGCAACTGGCCCACCAGCCTGTTCACCGAATCCCCACCATCCCATCGTAATGACGAAGGCAATGGCCAAGATCCCCATGATGGACTTCAAGAGCCAAGGATAATTGTGTGCCGCATCCCGCATTGTCTTGATCATCAGACCCCTCTTTGCTTTTGTGAAGCCAACAGTGTACTTATGGGCTGGGCGGAAGGCAAGGGGCCGCTCCGGGGGCATCCGACCAGCAGGGGGATTGCGCATGTGGGAGTCTCAGGTTCAGGAGGTTTCCTAGCTAGCTTCCGGGTGGTTTGAAAAAATATTCAGAAAAAGATGACGCTTTGTTTGTGCAAGGTGGCGAATTTTGTTATACTTTGCCACTAATTAGAAGGAGATCCCTTGGTAGGGGAGGGGCCAGACTCGAGGTCATTCGATTCACGGGTTTATCCGAAGGCCCATGTGCTGAATCGATTCATCGCGAAGTTGATCGATCTGTTCATTGTCGTCGCTGCCGGCGAAATTGCTCCTCCGGTCGGTTTTCTTTCCGGTTTGACGTACATCCTGATTGCCGATGGGTTTGCGGGAGGGAAGAGCATCGGCAAGCGACTGGTCGGGTTACAAACTGTGCGAGTAGATGGTCGGGAGACCGCAGGGTTTCGAGAGTCGATCATCCGCAATCTTCCACTGGGCGGGGCACAGGTCGCGTACGCGATCCCGTACATCGGATGGCTTGCTTCTCTGGCGATCGTCGCGTTTGAAAGTTTTTTGATTATTGGGAATGAGCAGGGGCGTCGCCTCGGCGATGAAGTGGCCCGGACACACGTGTTAGACGCCGGTCAATTAGCAGTCCCGGACTAAGTGCCAGATCGATCACGCACACCAGCTGGACTCTGAATGGGCCAGCTCAGCTGAAGGGAGAGATATCGTGGGGTTTCCGGGAGATGTGTTCGGGTGGTTTTCCGATGACCTGGCAATCGACTTAGGGACGGCAACCACCCTGGTGTACGTGCGTGGGAAGGGGATCGTCCTCAATGAGCCTTCCGTGGTCGCGGTGGAGAAGAAGAGCGAAAAGGTGCTTGCCGTTGGCACCGATGCCAAGAAAATGCTCGGTCGTACGCCGGGGAACATCGTGGCGGTTCGGCCCATGAAAGAAGGCGTGATCGCCGACTTTGAGATGGCTGAGCAAATGCTGAAACACTTCATCCGAAAAGCCCACAATCGCAGTGCGTTCGTTCGGCCGCGGATTATCATCGGTGTCCCTTCTCGCATTACGCAAGTCGAGCAACGGGCGGTTCGTGACTCGGCGGAATTGGCCGGGGCTCGGGAAGTCTATCTCATTGAGGAACCGGTTGCGGCGGCGATCGGGTCAGGGCTACCGATCACGGAGCCATCCGGCAACATGGTCGTCGATGTGGGGGGGGGCACGACCGACATCGCCGTCATCTCGCTGGGCGGGATCGTCTATAGTGAGTCCGTCAAGGTCGCAGGCGATCGAATGGACGAAGCGATCATGAATTACATCAAGAAGAAGTATAATCTGCTGATCGGCGAACACATGGCCGAGCGGATCAAGTTTGAAATTGGATCCGCCTATCCGTTCGAAGAACGGAAAACCATGATGATCAAAGGACGGGATTTGATCACGGGGATCCCACGTACCTTAGTCATTGATGACGCCGAGGTGCGTGAGGCGTTGCAGGAGCCGATTGGGACCATTGTCAATGCCATCAAGATTGCCTTGGAAAACACCCCACCCGAACTGGCCGGTGATATCATCGATCGCGGGATCGTGTTGACTGGCGGGGGGTCCCTCTTGAAGGGGATGGATACACGATTCCGTGAAGAAACGAACTTGCCGATCATTACGGTCGATGATCCGTTGACGTCCGTGGTCTTGGGAGTCGGGAAAATTCTGGACGAATTGGATCTGCTTCGGAAAGTATCGGTCATGTCTCAGGCGAACAACCTCCGGTAAGGTCCCATCCCCTCATGTGGATGGTCAATTTACGCGTGACGTCTAATGCCAGGCGTGTGGCCCTCGTTCTTGCCGTCGTTCTGATCCTCGGCTTTCTCCTTCTGCCAGGCCAACTCCAAAGTGTGTTTCAAGGCGTGGGTGGCCCGCTCGGGTGGATCATCAGTTGGCCCCTGCGTGCCGTGGCAGGGGTTCATGATCGGATTGCCGGAATATGGGGCGGTTATGTCGCGCTTCAGGGGATGGAAGAAGAGAATCGGCAGTTGAAACGGGAGTTAGAACTGCTGAAGGAACAGAATGGGCAACTGCGCGAATCTGCCGCGGCAACGGAGCGACTGGCGACCCTGCTGGAGTTCAAGAAGCAAGCCCTTCCCACACTCATCGCAGCCCAAGTGATCGGTCGCGATACCGGTAATTGGTATAAGACCATCATTTTGGATAAGGGCTCATCCGATGGGGTCCAAGCGGATCAGGGAGTGATTACTCCCGCAGGCGTTGTGGGGCGGATCGTAAAGACAACGGCGTCAACCGCTGTGGTGTTATTAGTGACGGACCCGAATAATGCGATTGCGGGACTGATTCAGCGCACAAGAGACGAGGGAATTGTTGAAGGGACGACGCAGGGCGAGGCACGGTTGAAGTATATTCCGTTGTTGTCGGGCGCGCGGCCTGGCGATCGAGTCGTCACGTCAGGGTTGGTGGAAGGGTTTCCACGGGGGCTCGCGATCGGCACGATCACGAGAATTGATAAAGAAGAGGAAGCTTTGTTCCAGTCGGCCGAGCTGACGCCTGAAGTTGACCCCACCCGGGTTGAAGAGGTGTTGGTCATTCAGTCTTCTCAGCTGCCGACAGAAAAAGAGCGATTGAGTCCGCCAAGAGCTAAACCATGAAAACCTTTATCTACGGTGCCATCATCGTGGGGATCGTGCCGGTTCAATCCGTGCTGTTGCCGCACCTGACCCTCTGGGGCGTGAAGCCGGATCTTGGTCTGGTGGCGGTCTGTTTGATCGGCCTCATCAGCGGCGAGCTGGATGGGTTGCTAGTTGGGGTGGCAATCGGATGGGCGTTGAGTCTGTTTTCTGCTCAAGACGTGATTACCGGCGCGATGCTGAAGGGGGGGCTTGGGTTTATCGCCGGCCTGGCGGGACGACAAATGGTCTATCTCAGTCCGCTCGTGCTCGTTGTGGGCTTGTTGGCGATGTCATGCCTCGTCGGCCTGGTGACGCCGATTGTCCTGAAACTGAATCCTCAACAGGATGTCTTGTGGGCGGTCTGGAATGTGGCGTTGCCGCAAGCCTGTCTTGATGCGGTCATCGGTGGGGCCATCTACTGGCTGATGTGGAGTCAGTTCAACATCGAACAGTTGATGTCTGAATCCCGAATGTAGGTAGGTACGTGGCGACGGCCCATTATCCAGAAACAGAGTTCGGTGACCTTCATCGGCGGCTGCTCATTCTCCGTATGGGGCTTCTGCTGGTTGTGGCGCTGCTCGGGCTGCGTCTCTGGCATCTGCAGATTCGCGAGGGGCCCTACTATCGCGATTTGTCTGAAAACAATCGGACCAGACAGGTCCTGCTGGAGCCGGCCCGCGGGTTGATCTACGACCGGCATGGGGTACTTCTGGCGAATAATGTGCCGAGCTTCAGCCTCTATGTCACCTTGGAAGACGTGAAGGATCGTGAGCTTTTGGTAAAGCAGCTGACCGACCTGCTCGGTCTTGACGCCGCCCTTGTTCGGAAAAAACTGGCCGCCAAGGGGAGTAAACTGCTTCCACGAAAGATCAAGGACCGAATGACGTTACGCGACGCCACATTGGTGGAATCGCACCGTCTTGATCTGCCCGGTGTCATGATTCAGGTGGAATCGCAGCGCAATTATCCTGGTGGGATGACGGCTGCTCACATCCTGGGCTATGTGGGAGAAATTTCCGGGGAGCAACTGGAGAAGCCAGAGTTTCTTGATCTCCATCAAGGGAGCGTCGTGGGACAGTATGGCGTGGAAAAGTCCTATGATCGACATATGCGGGGCGTCGCCGGTCAAAAGAATGTGGAGGTCGATGCGCTCGGCCATGAGAAGAGGGCAACGGTGGTCGAAAAGCCGCAGGCCGGCAATGATCTGTATTTGACCATTGATGCGCGACTTCAGAAGGTGGCGGAAGACCTGCTGGGTGAAGAGCAGGGGGCCATTGTTGCGCTCGATCCGAATAATGGGGATATTTTGGCCATGGCCAGTCGTCCTGGGTTCGATCCCAATGTCCTCTCGCGGGAACTCACCGCAAAACAGTGGGTAGAAATCGTCCAAGACGAGGGGCGTCCGCTGAACAATCGGGCCTCACAGGGACAATATCCGCCCGGCTCGACCTTCAAGATTCCGATGGCCATTGCCGCGTTAGAAACGAAAACCATGTCACCGTCCAATACAGTGTTTTGTAATGGAGGCTACCAGTTCGGGAAACGGCTGTATCACGACTGGAAGGCTGGTGGACACGGGTATGTGGATCTCCATAACGCCTTGGTCCATTCCTGTGACGTATATTTTTACACGGTCGGGCAGCGTCTGGGGATCGACGTGATGGCGGAATTCGGGAAAGACTTAGGCCTTGGGAAGGTGACCGGGGTGGAGCTGCCATCCGAGCGGTCGGGTATCATGCCGTCAACGGCGTGGAAGCAGAAGGCGAAGAACGAGCAGTGGTTGCCGGGCGAAACGATTTCCGCCGCGATCGGGCAGGGCTATGTCACGGTGACACCGTTGCAAATGGCGAGCCTCATCGGCACGGTGGCGAATAACGGCATTAGTTACCGTCCTCGATTGGTTCAGGCGGTGATGGACCGCATGACGGGTAACCTTCAAGAGCTTCCGGCGGTTCCACGTGGGAAGCTCTCGGTGAAGCCCGAAACCTTCCGTGTCATTAAAGACGCGCTGGCCGATGTCGTAGCCAAAGGAACGGCGACACGAGCCAAGTCCTCAGTGGTGACGATTGGGGGCAAAACCGGTACGGCGCAGGTGGCGGCCCTCCGCACCGGGCCTGAGGAAAGTATCCCCAAAAAGTTCAGAGACCATGCATGGTTTGTGGCTTTTGCGCCGGTCGAGTCTCCCAAGATCGCCGTGGCCGTGATTGGTGAACACATGGGGCACGGTGGGGCGGCGGCTGCCCCACTCGCAAAGGAAGTCATCGAAGCCTATATGAAATTGACCCCACAGGTACCGGCGGTCATCTCAGAGCGTTCCAGCATGGAAGAGCCTGGACGGTTCTCGAACGACTCATGATCAATCCATTGACCGAACATCGGGGGCTCGATAGTTTCGACATTCGCTACGTTGCGCTGATTCTCGCCATTCTCGGCATCGGCGTACTCTCTATTTACAGTGTCACGTATGGGCAGCGTGGTGTCGGGACGCCCTATTATCTCAAGCAATTAGTCTGGATCGGTGTCGGCGCTGTGGCGTTCCTCATCATGTGGGCATCGGACTATCACCACCTTGCCCGGTTTGCCTATCCGGCTTATGGCGTGGTCTTGCTGATGCTGGTCGTCGTCTTATTCGAGGGACGAACGAGCAAGGGGGCTCAGCGGTGGATCGCCATGGGTCCGTTGAGTTTCCAGCCGTCGGAGTTTGCGAAGCTCGTTCTTGTCTTGGTCCTGGCCCACTACTACTCGAAGGCCCCAAGGGTGGGGTGGTTGCAACGGGTCATCGTCCCGGGGCTCTTGGTGCTGCCTGGTCTGCTGCTTATTGTGAAGCAACCGGATTTGGGCAGTGGGCTGAGTTTTGTCGCCGTGTATGCGGCCATGCTGCTTATGGTAGGAGTACGATCACAAGCTTTAGGGGTCATTTTATTGTTTTCGATCATGCTGTTCCCCTTTGCCTGGGAAGGGGCCTGGGGGTCCTTGCATGATTATCAACGACAGCGCATTATGGCGTTCGTTGACCCAGATTATGATCCAGGTGGGAAGGGGTATCACGCGCTGCAATCGAGAATCGCCATTGGGTCAGGGGAGCTATTGGGGAAGGGGCTCTACGGCGGAACCCAAAGTCAGCTGAAGTTCTTGCCGGAGGGGCATACCGACTTCGTGTTTGCCGTGTTCGCGGAGGAATGGGGATTCATGGGCGTGTTGGTGCTGTTGACGTTGTTTGTTGGGCTGATCTGGCTCTCGTTGGAAATTGCGTCCAAAGCGAAGGACCAGCTCGGAGCGTTGCTCGCCGCGGGAATCGTGGCGATGCTCTGTTTTTGTGTCGTGGTCAATATCGGGATGACTGCGGGTATGTTTCCGATCGTCGGCATCCCCCTGCCGTTGGTGAGTTACGGCGGAAGTGCCACGATTATGACCATGGCGGCGTTGGGCTTGCTGTTGAATGTCAAACGCAAGCGGCTGAGCTTATTTTATTGAGACCTGTTGAACAGGTGGGCCATCGAGGGCCGCTGTTCGGAGCGTATAGAGTGTTGATTGCCAATGGAGCTGGTTGTATGGATGAGGTGCCGATCCGGGTTCTTTCCCGCATCACTCACCGTCCGTTAGTCTCTGTGGCCATGAACCAAAAGGAGTGTGTATGGGAAGTGAAATTGCGATAACGGTCGCGCGGGAAGAAACTCGTGTCGCCGTGCTTGATGGCAGTGTCGTTACGGATTTATTCGGAGACCGGGCGAAGCACAAAGATTTTGTGGGGAATATTTACAAGGGACGGGTCGCCAAGGTCTTGCCGGGGATGCAGGCGGCTTTCGTCGATATCGGGCTGGAGAAGGCGGCATTCATGCACGTCTCGGATTTGTTAGTAGAGGCGGAGCCCGGTGACATGTTGGTTGAAGCGGAAGAAGACGAGAAAGACTCGGACATGCTGCGGCCGAAACGTCAGAGTGCGAAGCCGATTGAGCAGCTCCTGAGCGAGGGGCAGGAACTGATGGTGCAGATCTCAAAGGGGCCGATCGGCACCAAGGGGTCTCGAGTGACCACGTATGTCTCGCTGCCTGGGCGATACCTAGTGTTTATGCCGAATGTCGATCATATCGGTGTTTCCAGACGGATTCCACGAGACGAGGAACGGGCTAGGCTGAAGGACATCATGCGCCGAGTTCGGCGTCCGGGGTACGGGTATATCGTGCGGACGGTCAGCGAAGGGGTCAAAGAAGATGAGCTGAAGTCCGACGTGGATTTTCTGCATGTCTTGTGGCAGGACATTTTGACGAAACGGGAGCAGCTTCCGGCTCCGGCGTTACTCCATTCAGACCTCAGCCTCAGCTTCCGTGTCGTCCGAGATTTGTTCAGTAAGAAAGTGGATCGACTCTGGATCGATTCGCGAGAGGAGTACGACGCCATTCGGAGTTTTGTCCAGCGTTTTTCTCCGGAGCAAACGGCCCGGATTCACTTATATGACAAGGATGAGCCGTTGTTCGACCATCTTGGCGTGGAACAGGAGATTGTCCGTGCCTTGAGCCGAAAGGTCTGGCTGAAGTCGGGCGGATATCTGGTGATCGATCATACCGAGGCGATGACGGTGATCGATGTCAATACAGGGCGGTTTGTCGGGAAGCGAGATCAAGAAGAGACGATCTTACGCAACAATCTGGAGGCGGCCAAAGAGGTGGCATATCAGCTGAAATTGCGTGGAATCGGCGGGATCATCATCGTTGACTTTATCGATATGGAACGGGAAAAAAATCGCGACAAGGTCTACCATGCGCTGGTGGATGCCATGGGTTCGGATAAGGCGCGGACCAGGATTTCTCGGATCTCGGACCTCGGCTTAATCGAGATTTCCCGTGAGCGAGTCCGAGAGGATCTCTTACGCTCGTTGTCGGAACCCTGCCGGTATTGTGAAGGCCGTGGGTATACGAAGTCTCCCACGACCGTTGCCTACGAGATTTTTCGTGAGATCCGACGGATTGAGCCCTCTGCCGATCAGCAACGGATTATCGTGGGGGCGCACCCGACGGTTGCCGAGCTCCTTCAGGATGAAGAGCGTCATGGGGTCGAATCGCTGGAACGAGACTGCTCGGCAAAAATCATCGTGACACCGGACAGTCAGTTGCATCTAGAACAGTATGACCTTGTCGTATTGTAGTGGTGTCCTGTCGTAGCCGCTGATAGTCCACGGGGCAGCCGAATCCTCCTGCCGTGAGATGACTCCCCTTTGTGTGACCGAGGCCGAGTATGGAAGAAGCCTTCCTGACCGCGTGGCTCTCCCTTCACGCCATCGACGGCGTCG is drawn from Nitrospira sp. and contains these coding sequences:
- a CDS encoding aspartate-semialdehyde dehydrogenase — translated: MLKRKPGYVVAILGATGAVGQETLEILEERQFPLTSLRLFASKRSAGEIMACQGKEWTVEELTESSSFDGVDLAFISATDTISKEYGHRLGAAGIAVIDDSAVFRMDEQVPLVVPEVNAAALRDMPRGIVAIPNCTTTPLVMALKPLHDAVGVKRVVVTTFQSVSGTGSAAMDELMDQTKDLLAFRDVTTKVYPYQIAFNLLPHIGSFNEGGDCSEEVKIAKETRKILGAPNLRVTATTVRVPVLRCHSEAINVELERPLSVNEARAALAAMPGVLVYDDPTKKLYPMPLDATGKDEVYIGRVREDESIANGLNLWVVSDNLRKGAALNAIQIAECLVNG
- a CDS encoding DUF2905 domain-containing protein translates to MPEWTTIGKIFIGVGLGIVALGVLLIALDRIPGLGSSLSWLGKLPGDISIKRENVSFYFPVATSILLSVLLSLIFYIVGWLFRR
- a CDS encoding SpoIID/LytB domain-containing protein, yielding MALPSLTRVRLWVGAAGLGVCLGAGTVPEAQAAQSIRVLLASDVQQLEVSSEQALWVTDEQHQAWSYDSVLKIKVRGHALILNGKPVVTDQLTLRAGTRDLTIWLSGNGKRSTVHTGDENGALHVSGVVQLVRRGKSRLLVNHVDLEEYVKGVVPAEVNSTWHQEMLKVQAVATRTYALYQRMLNSTRDYDVVAGIQDQVYRGRQGIDARVIAAVESTRGLVVTYQGAPIYAAFSSTAAGVTEDAMTVWSKDLPYLKGVECPFDIESPYYQWKASVKIGTLEKNLRQQGFSVGTISQVAPESYSRAGRVATLRVVHSNGELVIRGEDLRKAVGYTIVPSTQFTVQAIGQDLVLSGYGAGHAVGLCQWGAKELAELGYSFSSILSYYYPGTELRDVALTKIPPVPSMPPS
- the queA gene encoding tRNA preQ1(34) S-adenosylmethionine ribosyltransferase-isomerase QueA, with product MHLSEFDFPFDPALVALQPASPRDRAQLLLLNRATQQRQHHHVADLPVLLKPGDLLVVNDTKVMAARVPGIKKSTGTPVEVLFVKNLVGQRWEIMVKGSFRVGQIIEFDQQSYATIVKRDATGTEVVMESPMPVTQFFDARGVMPLPPYIKRVPTREDHQWYQTMFAKHEGAIAAPTAGLHFTEALFRRLRNVAINVATVTLHVGPGTFKPVTTERIEDHQMGGEVFHVSPETADMINQTKRAGGRVVAVGTTVVRTLETVMKEKGEMVPLSGESRLFITPGFEFRIVDGMMTNFHLPKTTLLMLVSAFAGIEPIRGAYEEAVKERYRFYSYGDAMLIL
- a CDS encoding SurA N-terminal domain-containing protein; protein product: MIKTMRDAAHNYPWLLKSIMGILAIAFVITMGWWGFGEQAGGPVAKIGEQSVTLDEFKRTYENMHRIYKDNVKTDFKEEEFKDFVMGQLVDSRVWIIAAQEMGVRVSDADLRELIMQTPVFQKNGAFDPEHYKRILAANHLTPAAFESIQHQEVLANKARMIVRDSVALTPEEIAEGQSLMTRPADGNDPAKMAEAKQRVLDDMLLQKQQRALVSFQQSMKAKIPVTIRRELL
- a CDS encoding RDD family protein; this encodes MLNRFIAKLIDLFIVVAAGEIAPPVGFLSGLTYILIADGFAGGKSIGKRLVGLQTVRVDGRETAGFRESIIRNLPLGGAQVAYAIPYIGWLASLAIVAFESFLIIGNEQGRRLGDEVARTHVLDAGQLAVPD
- a CDS encoding rod shape-determining protein → MFGWFSDDLAIDLGTATTLVYVRGKGIVLNEPSVVAVEKKSEKVLAVGTDAKKMLGRTPGNIVAVRPMKEGVIADFEMAEQMLKHFIRKAHNRSAFVRPRIIIGVPSRITQVEQRAVRDSAELAGAREVYLIEEPVAAAIGSGLPITEPSGNMVVDVGGGTTDIAVISLGGIVYSESVKVAGDRMDEAIMNYIKKKYNLLIGEHMAERIKFEIGSAYPFEERKTMMIKGRDLITGIPRTLVIDDAEVREALQEPIGTIVNAIKIALENTPPELAGDIIDRGIVLTGGGSLLKGMDTRFREETNLPIITVDDPLTSVVLGVGKILDELDLLRKVSVMSQANNLR
- the mreC gene encoding rod shape-determining protein MreC, which gives rise to MVNLRVTSNARRVALVLAVVLILGFLLLPGQLQSVFQGVGGPLGWIISWPLRAVAGVHDRIAGIWGGYVALQGMEEENRQLKRELELLKEQNGQLRESAAATERLATLLEFKKQALPTLIAAQVIGRDTGNWYKTIILDKGSSDGVQADQGVITPAGVVGRIVKTTASTAVVLLVTDPNNAIAGLIQRTRDEGIVEGTTQGEARLKYIPLLSGARPGDRVVTSGLVEGFPRGLAIGTITRIDKEEEALFQSAELTPEVDPTRVEEVLVIQSSQLPTEKERLSPPRAKP
- the mrdA gene encoding penicillin-binding protein 2, with protein sequence MATAHYPETEFGDLHRRLLILRMGLLLVVALLGLRLWHLQIREGPYYRDLSENNRTRQVLLEPARGLIYDRHGVLLANNVPSFSLYVTLEDVKDRELLVKQLTDLLGLDAALVRKKLAAKGSKLLPRKIKDRMTLRDATLVESHRLDLPGVMIQVESQRNYPGGMTAAHILGYVGEISGEQLEKPEFLDLHQGSVVGQYGVEKSYDRHMRGVAGQKNVEVDALGHEKRATVVEKPQAGNDLYLTIDARLQKVAEDLLGEEQGAIVALDPNNGDILAMASRPGFDPNVLSRELTAKQWVEIVQDEGRPLNNRASQGQYPPGSTFKIPMAIAALETKTMSPSNTVFCNGGYQFGKRLYHDWKAGGHGYVDLHNALVHSCDVYFYTVGQRLGIDVMAEFGKDLGLGKVTGVELPSERSGIMPSTAWKQKAKNEQWLPGETISAAIGQGYVTVTPLQMASLIGTVANNGISYRPRLVQAVMDRMTGNLQELPAVPRGKLSVKPETFRVIKDALADVVAKGTATRAKSSVVTIGGKTGTAQVAALRTGPEESIPKKFRDHAWFVAFAPVESPKIAVAVIGEHMGHGGAAAAPLAKEVIEAYMKLTPQVPAVISERSSMEEPGRFSNDS
- the rodA gene encoding rod shape-determining protein RodA; the protein is MINPLTEHRGLDSFDIRYVALILAILGIGVLSIYSVTYGQRGVGTPYYLKQLVWIGVGAVAFLIMWASDYHHLARFAYPAYGVVLLMLVVVLFEGRTSKGAQRWIAMGPLSFQPSEFAKLVLVLVLAHYYSKAPRVGWLQRVIVPGLLVLPGLLLIVKQPDLGSGLSFVAVYAAMLLMVGVRSQALGVILLFSIMLFPFAWEGAWGSLHDYQRQRIMAFVDPDYDPGGKGYHALQSRIAIGSGELLGKGLYGGTQSQLKFLPEGHTDFVFAVFAEEWGFMGVLVLLTLFVGLIWLSLEIASKAKDQLGALLAAGIVAMLCFCVVVNIGMTAGMFPIVGIPLPLVSYGGSATIMTMAALGLLLNVKRKRLSLFY